The Pseudomonas fluorescens genome segment GCTGACGGCAAACGCAAAAAGGGCGAACCCTCACAGGTTCGCCCTTTTTTGTGCCTGATGGCTGGGGAATCAATGCCTTTCGAGGGCATTCACCAGATCATGGAAAGCTTCGCGATTGGAGTCGTTCAGGCCCATGAGGATCTTGTGCGCTTCGAGCACCTTGATCCGCACGACTTCCTCCGACTGATCCTGATCCGGCAGGTCATCGAGGCATTCCGGGCAAGGCACGGGATGGTTGACGATATTGAACACCTGCTCGAAACCCATCGATTGAAGCAGACGGGTGATGTCGTCATGGGTGGTGACCACGGTCGGCAGCAGGCCGACCTTCTGCCGCGACAGGATCGACAGCTTGGCCAGCAGGCCCAGCGTGGTGCTGTCGATGCTGCGGGTTTCGGTCAAATCGATCACGATCGCGTTGAAATTCAGCGCGGTGAAGATTTTTTCAATAG includes the following:
- the rssC gene encoding anti-sigma factor antagonist RssC — its product is MSTGRIQFAEQDGTFVLKFVGEVRLTLCSALDATIEKIFTALNFNAIVIDLTETRSIDSTTLGLLAKLSILSRQKVGLLPTVVTTHDDITRLLQSMGFEQVFNIVNHPVPCPECLDDLPDQDQSEEVVRIKVLEAHKILMGLNDSNREAFHDLVNALERH